AAGGAGCAAGTATTGAAATGTGGTAGTTCTTTCTGAATCCAAATGTAGAATACTTCTCACTTCATGCTATTTAGTAAGAAACACTGCTTTCAGTATTTGATAGTGCACTTGATCACAATGCTTACTCTGACTATTGCAAAATAATAGCAACTTAGGTCTGTGCCTGATTTTTGGCATTTGCTGGGCAGCCTCAGAAAGCTCTTAACTGGGTTATGACCAGCTAAGCATGTTGATCAACTGAAGCAGACATACCCATTATGTGTACAAGGATCAGTCAAAAAGTAGGTTAGATTTGTTTATCTTTTGCTTATCTGCAAGATCCTGCCTGTTGCTGTGAACAATCTTGTTTGTAAGACGCTGCCATTAAAATATGTGTTAAAAAGGTAAGCCAAAGCTGTTTCTTCCGAACAAGTAATATGTAGTCAATGTTAATTACATGTGGATTTCTTACACTTCGCAAACAAAACTGCATTACAAACATCTTTTTAATAGGATGTTTTCTTCAGTCAAGAATTTGAATGTCTAAATAAGCATTCAGTGGTCttattaaatactgtttttacatatttttctctaaagcttcagtactgaaaaaatactttgattaaTAAAACCGATTAGAACAAAATTAATAGCATGTTGTAGATAACCTCTctcttctgatttatttttgctttcttataaCAAACAACTTGTTTGGCAAATGCACCCTTTTATGCTTTTACTGGAAATAAGACAAaggcagttttatttctctgaaaattgtTTCCATTTAAGCATTAACGAATAGTACCAATTGATACCTTTATACTCAAGTAGGTTTTTATGTTACTTTTTAGAAGTGGCTTTTAATGAGACGGGTTCTACTGTAGGGGCGAGTAAGTTTAGTATACAACATAATCTGTACTAATTACGAATAGCAAACTGCCCTTACACAATACCATTTTAATGTCttacaaatatgtatttttcctgtgaacGATGTCCTACAGAGAGAAGTGATTGGTCCAGGAGAGAGGCTTTTTGATCTTTCTGTGTAAAATTTAAGAACATGTGACACTTCTGTGTAAAGACATGGAGTAAATACTCAAAGGAGATAGCTGTTTCTCATTCAGCTAGGTGAAAACTCAACTTTAATGGATTCAGAGTCTTGCTGGCTAGGTACAGACCTGTGTTGTGTGTATGTAGTTTTTCATCTAAAATTGCAGCAGAGAAATTAATGAAACTGATCTCATTTCCAACAGGTCGTTCTGTTTTGTTAGAACAGCCTCGGAAATCTGGCTCTAAAGTAATTAGTCACATGCTCAGCAGCCACGGAGGAGAaatttttctgcatgtattAAGCAGCTCACGATCAATTCTAGAAGATCCGCCATCAATTAGTGAAGGGTGTGGTGGGAGAGTCACTGACTACCGCATTACAGTAAGATtctctctttgttctttttccttaagtTGGTGCTTATCTCAGCTGACAAGAGATTTAGCGCAATAGATGCGTAAAAGGAATGTTAGTACATTTTCTGGAGAGCTGGTGTGGATTGCGTGgtcaaactgtttttctttgtactACTGACTGATAGACGTTTAGTATAAAGTAGTCAATCTGCTTATTGTTTTGCCTGCCTCATAGAATCCTTTCCACGTCAAGGAAGTACTTACCTCCTTATGCACTACAGTATTTAAAGTTTATTCTAATTCtagaataacatttttcttggcAAGTTTTTACTGTGGGCTAGATACACATGGGACTATATCCTGCTTAGTGTCAGAATGGTTTGTGCAATAAATAGAAGAGGTGTTGTCAGCTTTGAACCGTGGATATGGAGCAAACAATCAACTggcattctttattttttttttttcccctttatttttttccacacatcTTTTGTATCTGTtgtaaacaaacaagcagaagtgGCTTCCAGAAAAACATAATAGAACTCTTTACCAGACATGAAATACCTTGCAGATCCAGAAGGCCTCCTCATCAAAAACCTTGCATCGGTTTTTAACCCATATATTTATAGAACTGTTTCTGTGTTCACCCTGAATAATGTACATCTGAAAGCTAGAAACAGGGCTCTGGTTGTTACAGTCAAATTTAGTGGTGGGGACAGTACGTGGTTAGTGGTGATAAGACTTTGCTGTTTTGCCCGTTCAGTGAAAGTTACTTTGTTAGAGAAATGCCTAATTGTGTCTTGTTTGGTTATCATTAGGATTTTGGTGAATTTATGAGGGAAAACCGATTAACTCCTTTTCTAGAGCCCAGATATAAGATCGATGGAAGTCTTGAAATTCCACTGGAACGTGCAAAAGATCAGTTAGAGAAACATACACGTTACTGGCCCATGATTATTTCTCAGACTACCATCTTCAACATGCAAGCTGTAAGTCACCTGGGGTTTGTAACCTTTTATTCTCTTCTAGATAAAGTTTGATCTTGCCACTTGATGAAAtattaactgtattttataaatCACTTGTCACAAAtcagtttgttttcagctttattttcacttaaGTACTCTATTTAATGTCAATAGATTATTGCAATGACATCTAAACAGGGTGGAATATTTGAACCTGACAGCTACAGTGCTGCTGGGTAAAGGCAGCATGCATCTGCTTGTACTTGCTCAGAATTACTATTAAATTTAGGATAAGGGGGGAGAGGTTTGGTGTGTGGTGTTCCATGGTTCCATTGCCTTTGTCAcaggagagaaacaggaagaaagaaatcgTAGACAGATTTTCTTGTGTTGACTTATGTTTTGTCTTACAGGTAGTGCCATTAGCCAGTGTGATTGTAAAAGAAGCAATGACTGATGAGGATGTTCTGAATTGTCAAAAAACAATATACAATTTGGTAGAcatggagaggaaaaatgatCCGCTGCCAATTTCAACAGTTGGTACCAGAGGAAAGGGTCCAAAAAGGTTACATGCATATCTCTCTTTGTTGATGCTGGacttttttcagaaatattctgttGATATTGTTTTCGTaccaaatttaaaatttaagaagTTTGGCCAAAGATAAGATGCAGCAAACTAAATACTGTACATCCGTAAAATAAATGTCTGCATCTTTTGGGGGCTATCACAGTACTGATATTGCTGTAtgttaagggaaaaaatacatgattttatTACCCAAGAGTTGTGAGTGtgttaaaatagaaagcaaaggTAGTCATCAGGAAACGGAAGAGATTGATACAAGCAAGGATGGAGAAAATGGAATCGTTTCAGGTTAATAAATGAACAAtgctttaaaattcagttacaTTACAATAGTCAACTCCTTTTGAAGCTGTTGTTTAAAATATAGGCAACTCCTTTAAAACAAGCATAGAATGTCCTGATACTTCAGTTATTGTCTTGTCTTGTGTGCATTGTATTTCCAAGAACTGgctgaaaagaaattcagctaCAGAAGATTTGCCCCCATGACTGGAAGTTATTTACAGTAGCATGGTACAATActttctaaatttctttttgtcGAAAGGATTAAATACTAATTAATTTGCATGTCAGTACATGAGTATGCATATCCTGACATTGCATAGATAGCAAACGCCTGAGAGAATTCGGAAGTACCTTTTGGCAGTGAGATCTTGTGGAAGGTAcgcattttatttcagtggacACAGTCTTTTTCAATTTAAACTTAACTCTGGATGTTAACTGGGGAATGTTACATGCAAGGTGGTTTCAAGTTTCAAGGATGGAGTAGTTCCAGGTGGACAGACCTCCAGTACAAGAAGACAGAGAATCTGTTTGGagttattttttggttttagggttttttggggtttcttaaggtatgtttttaattgtaatttattCAATGATTTAATGATCTAGGTAATTCTCTATGTaatacttgtctttttttctggccTTGCGTAGAGATGAACAGTACCGGATTATGTGGAATGAATTGGAGACCCTTGTACGAGCACACATAAACAACTCTGATAAGCACCAGCGAGTCTTAGAATGTTTGATGGCTTGCAGAAGCAAACCCCCAGAAGAAGAAGAGCGCAAGAAACGAGGTagaaagagagaagacaaagaagaCAAGTCAGAGAAGTTAGGCAAAGACTATGAATCGGATAAGCCATGGCAAGAATCAGAAAGGTaaattttctgaagtgaaataaaactgtagcaTAATCATTTCTGGCCTGCCTTATTGCAAAGGGAAGAACAACTGTGGTGAAACAGTTGTTAGCTTCAATTTGATGTGTTCTTGCTTCTAACTTTGGCTTACTACCAGTGAGTGTGGATCCCAAGGTTTTTTAGGTCAGTCACCACTACCAAGCTTGGGAAATGGGCATCTTATTACAGTGCCTGCTTATCAGGCTTTTCGAATTAGCATGTTTTACAAGCAGTATGATTCTTGCACAAGTTGTTGACCACTTAGCAGGGCTTTGCAGCTTGAGGAGTTGctgctgtttgatttttatcATAACCACACCACCTATTAGACATTAAACAGCTTTATAGAAGTTTAAAATATGACTAAAAGCTTGGGACAGGCagttattttctcttgaaaGTTAGATTAGCGTTTAGGTAGATCAGCCAGATTGATTCAGCTCTTCTCTTTGGCTGAATGTCAGGATTGATTGTCTGTATACCTACAGCCTATAATTCATGTTGTAACTTGTCTTTCCATTTACTTAAGGCTTTATCCAGAGAGTATTTGGCTAGTCTTCCATTCATTCCTAGGGGTCACAAGAAATTTTGTTGTATTGGTTGCATATAACTTGGAGGAGTACGAAATAGTATCTAGAATCATATGTGCTGCACTAGCATTTTTTGCTtcacttgttttccttccctctcaaAAAGGTTAAAAGGTCTCTTGGATCGTGAAAAAGAAGAACTAGCAGAAGCTGAAGTTATCAAAGATTCACCTGATTCTCCTGAGCCACCCAACAAAAAGCCACTTATAACAATGGATGAAATGCCCACAGTTGAAAAGGCAAAAGGTAAACCAGAAGCATTGCAACATCTTATTCTTTAAAGATAGAAGTTGTTGTATCAGTCTGTATTTTGTAAAGTAATGAGATGAATCTTCTTGGAGTTAAAGCCAAGTCACTGAGGATAACTTTTAATTAAACACGCAGTGTTGAGAAATACTTGATAAATATGTTAACCTCAGAAAAAGAGGTACCAAGATACTGTGTGAGTCTATGGATAGGCACGTGGGTTGACGGGAGGCGGTTGCATGAATTTCTGGTGGTGCTTTTTTGAGCCTACTGTATGTCAGAAATGCTATTTAAGGACAGGAATTAGAAATTGCTGCCTCCTGCTGACTAATGAAAACATGCCTGAGCAGGATAGTTGTAAGAATGGGCAGTTCTCACTGACTTCTCTTCCTTGGTGTGAGCTCCTGTCTGTTGCAGTAGATGTTCAGATTCTGCATTTGAGGCAAAGTAAATCTCATGAAGCAACTATTCAGCTGTTATCACtgcattctttttatttagcCTCTATTAAAAGGTTGTTTAATATTAGTGGTTTTAATATGTTATACTACCATAGCCTGTAATTTCTTATCTTTAAAATGATGTTCAAGAAATCACAAATTAAATTGCTTAGACTCTTTTTACTTGCAATTTTAGGGCCAATGTCCTTGCTGTCTTTATGGAGCAACAGGATTAATACAGCCAACTCTAGGAAACACCAGGAATTTATTGGTCGTTTGAACTCTGTCAACAATAAAGCTGAGTTATATCAacatctgaaagaagaaaatgggtTTGTATCAGTAAATACATCACTACAAGTATTTTGGCAGTAGTCAATGTGCAGTACGGAGGAATACTTCAGTAACAGCACTAAAAAGACTCCTTACTCTCCTGAGGattatataaatacattccTTCATCTCTCAATATTGAAGAACTACAGTACTGTTTGCGTTTCAGTTATTTGCATTGTGCTGAGCAAGGCTGACTGCTGATAAATGGTCTTCCTGGGCCTTAGTGATTGCCCTTGCAGCAAAACTCAAACTTCAGGGGGTTAAACGGTAGCTAAATTGAGATTTCTTGTGTAGTCTGTTGCTTGTTTTAGCTTGAAAAGGAATGGCTAGTATAAAAATATTGTTGATAATAGAATGGTTGAATCTTACGCTGTACTGAAGTTGATAGTGGTCCATCCTCtactaaaaatactgaaaaaccAAGCCAACCTCCTGTTAGGTAAATAAGATGGTGGTAGTCAAGGATCTGGGTAAGAAGGCTGGTGAAAAATTAAGACCTTGAAACAAAACTTGCTAAAGCtcagattttcaaaatagtttttctgTAGTGGCATGAACATGGacttttgtctttttggttGATAATGGATAGCTTTTTTGCAGTTGTTGCTGGAAAACTTCTTTGCAGAAACCTTTCCTCTATGTACTGATTGCTTAAAGAAGCATTAAGAAGAGATAAGACTGTGTATGTTGGGGGCAGGGAGAGACAGGATGGTCAgtgaagtaaaaaataattactaaaaatagcaaagtctaggtttttttccttcatctatTGTATTTCTAATAACAAGCCTTACCAATTGTTATCTTGTGTTTCAGAATGGAAACGAcggaaaatggaaaaacaggCCGGCAGTGATGatcaattttgtttctttgaacaAGACTTGGCTGAgttgcaaatatatttaatgcTGGAATTGATATTGGTACCATTTTAGTACAATTGTATAgctctggtttggtttttacatttttctattcttatttttgctatgaaatacaaaattggCATATCACATTAAATGAATAGTGTGCAAATAGGAGCTGTCCTGAAGTATTTTACAGTCGTGTTTTTAGGCTGAAGAAGATCTGTGCTGCCATGGACTAAGTCAAATAATCAAAAATGTTAGTCAGTTTACAGTCCTTTCCCCTAAGTATTGTTTCATATTTCAAGATCAGTGatgactgctttaaaaaaaaaaaaaaaaaaaaaaaggcaattggTAACTTACTGATAATATTGTTAATTTTGGTTCATGAGtacttttatttatatgaaaCTTCCTCAGGAGTCCAGAATGATGGAAAAGACTGCACACTGAATACCTAGTCACTGAGCTGAGAAAATGCCAGTCTTGGTTTTCAACTAAGGGGTGGGAGAGTGAGTGGTTTTACCAATTAAACACTGTTGTTTTaagggatttttaaaattgcCTAGAAATGATCTTTAGAAAGCAAAGCCTTTCAGGTTCTTGTGCTGGAGTTAAGTCTTtgtaaacaaaagtaaaataaaatttttgctaatcattaaattatttttgatgaaGTATGCCCTCTAAGGCACCTGTGCTTTTAGGTCTAAGCTTTTTGAATGTCATCGGAATGCCTTCTGAATATTGATGGCTGTGAAATGACAAAGTAGATGATCTGTCTTTAGATTCTTTGAGTAGAGCTGTCTTTGTCTTAATGAAGTAGAGTTCTCGAACGGGAAAAATCTCACCCAATCTGTGATCTAATCCCTTACAAGATTTTCGGTTGGTTTCCAAATGGGTCAACTTGAGTGGGCTAAGGAAAAGATGAATAGCTAAGCTCTCCAAGTATATCCGTTTACTGATCCGTATCCGTTGCCTTATTCTAGCTTGTATAAGCAACTGAAGGTCTCACAGATTTGAGATATTATAGTTTTGGTTGATTTAAGACATATCTTCAAGCTTTTTCTAAAACCAAATGAATATATTGATACTTCTTCACCTCAAATGTTAAAATAGTTTGACTAGATCTGAACACAAATATCATTCAAGTGTTCTTTGCTTACATTGATAGCTGAGtcctttcttcagctgtgtaTAGTTTCAAGGTGATTATTAGCCACTGTGATGCAGATGTTCTGAATGATTTTAGAACCATTTTACACCATGATTAAAGAGTACTCGTGTGGTATTTTTATCATTCTGAAGCTTATGTAGCGTTTTCAGAAGCAATATGTAATTTTTGGAGATCCTAAAGTCAGAAgactttcattttcactgcttAATTGACAATAGGATGTCCTGCATCACCACATCTCTTGATATCTTATCTCAAATGTTCTGATGGAGAAAACTACGATGGAGTTATTGTTTATTGTAAgcttctggtttttttaaatgaagttgtTCCACATGTCAGTCTGGATATTTCTCTTGTTTACTAAAGGACTGCTAAAGTCTGGAACATATGGAGCACGTAAATGACAGCTTTCTGCAATTTGTTGCTGGTCTAGAGAAGTATAACTGAAAAGTTGATCCTGTGCCTTGGGGAATTGTGTGTTGCATCTCTTGATGTGCCATTAATTTGCAGCTGCAGTCCTTAAATATGCACAGTAATTAAATACTTTattagaggaaaagaaaaattctgcacCTGCtgttaaaatctgtatttgctttgcttgtttaCTAACTACGTTTTCCACTTTGGAATATCTGCCAGGTAAGACTGTTAAGTGATTAAATGAACAGGCCCAACGTAGTTGTCTGCAGACCTGTATTCTAAGTACTTGAAGAGTCTTACTGAAACATGAGATACTACAAGAGCTGGTGTTTCCTGTAGTAGTAATCTGTTAGATTTATATTTTACCAGTCTTATGTCTAAACTGTTGACTACATTGAATTACTGCTGCTTTGTTGACTTTTACATTAAACGTCAGAGCTGGTTTATAGCTGCATTGCTTCTGGAAAGCATTGAAGTAATCATCTAGAGAAATCTGTGTTTATCCTGACTGACTGCCGGGCCCAAGATGACGCTTGAGGGTTCTAGTGCCTTTGAATCTCAATGGAAACATGCTTTGTGATGGTCCTGACAGTTCAGCCTC
The window above is part of the Strigops habroptila isolate Jane chromosome 3, bStrHab1.2.pri, whole genome shotgun sequence genome. Proteins encoded here:
- the INTS13 gene encoding integrator complex subunit 13 isoform X2, which codes for MKIFSESHKTVFVVDHCPYMAESCRQHVEFDMLVKNRTQGIIPIAPISKSLWTCSVESSMEYCRIMYDIFPFKKLVNFIVSDSGAHVLNSWTQEDQNLQELMAALAAVGPPNPRADPECCSILHGLVAAVEALCKITEYQHEARTMLMENAERVGNRGRIICITNAKSLMQIQKCELVLIHTYPVGEDSLVSDRPKKELSPVLTSEVHSVRAGRHLATKLNVLVQQHFDLASTTITNIPMKEEQHANTSANYDVELLHHKEAHVDFLKSGDNHVGGNSREGTFKETVTLKWCTPRTNSVELHYCTGAYRISPVDVNSRPSSCLTNFLLNGRSVLLEQPRKSGSKVISHMLSSHGGEIFLHVLSSSRSILEDPPSISEGCGGRVTDYRITDFGEFMRENRLTPFLEPRYKIDGSLEIPLERAKDQLEKHTRYWPMIISQTTIFNMQAVVPLASVIVKEAMTDEDVLNCQKTIYNLVDMERKNDPLPISTVGTRGKGPKRDEQYRIMWNELETLVRAHINNSDKHQRVLECLMACRSKPPEEEERKKRGRKREDKEDKSEKLGKDYESDKPWQESERLKGLLDREKEELAEAEVIKDSPDSPEPPNKKPLITMDEMPTVEKAKGPMSLLSLWSNRINTANSRKHQEFIGRLNSVNNKAELYQHLKEENGMETTENGKTGRQ